A window of the Butyricimonas faecalis genome harbors these coding sequences:
- the mazG gene encoding nucleoside triphosphate pyrophosphohydrolase, with product MEKDFTKQKEAFAELLDIMETLREKCPWDHKQTMESLRTLSVEEVYELGDAILKNDMQEVKKELGDLIMHIVFYALIGKEQEQFDMTDVLNEICAKLRYRHPHIYGEVKVEDENDVLRNWEQLKLKEKGRHNKVLEGVPDTLPALVKAYRIQDKVRGIGFDWKQKEDVWQKVREELGELEVEVARKDQMRMEEEFGDFMFAMINAARLYGINPENALEKSNKKFIRRFSYVEEKAHETNRKLSEMTLEEMDEYWNEAKAMEKA from the coding sequence ATGGAGAAAGATTTTACAAAACAGAAAGAAGCTTTTGCCGAGCTCTTGGATATAATGGAAACCTTGAGGGAAAAGTGTCCTTGGGATCATAAACAGACGATGGAGTCTTTGCGGACGTTGTCCGTGGAAGAAGTCTATGAATTGGGAGATGCAATTCTGAAAAATGATATGCAGGAGGTGAAAAAGGAGTTGGGAGATCTGATCATGCATATCGTGTTTTATGCATTGATCGGAAAGGAACAGGAACAATTTGATATGACAGATGTATTGAACGAGATCTGTGCCAAGTTGCGTTATCGTCACCCGCATATTTACGGGGAGGTGAAGGTCGAGGACGAGAATGACGTGTTGCGTAATTGGGAACAATTAAAGTTGAAAGAGAAGGGACGTCATAATAAAGTTCTGGAAGGAGTTCCGGATACTCTTCCGGCTTTAGTGAAAGCATACCGCATTCAAGATAAGGTGAGAGGAATTGGGTTTGATTGGAAACAGAAAGAGGATGTGTGGCAAAAAGTACGGGAGGAGTTAGGAGAATTGGAAGTTGAGGTTGCCCGGAAGGATCAGATGCGTATGGAAGAAGAATTCGGTGATTTCATGTTTGCCATGATTAATGCGGCAAGGCTATACGGTATAAATCCGGAAAATGCCTTGGAAAAGTCCAACAAGAAATTTATTCGTCGTTTTTCTTACGTGGAAGAAAAAGCCCATGAAACAAATCGTAAACTCTCGGAAATGACTTTGGAGGAAATGGACGAATATTGGAATGAGGCAAAAGCAATGGAAAAAGCTTAG
- a CDS encoding phosphoribosylaminoimidazolesuccinocarboxamide synthase — translation MEAIVKTNFKFPGQKDEYVGKVRDVYNINDEYLVMLVSDRISAFDVVLPKGIPYKGQILNQIAAKFLDATSDIVPNWKIATPDPMVTVGHKCEPFKVEMVIRGYLAGSAWREYKAGKRTLCGLPLPEGMVENQKFPTPLITPTTKAMEGHDENISKEEIISSGLISKEDYETIEKYTLALFQRGTEIAAKMGLILVDTKYEFGKKDGKIYLIDEIHTPDSSRYFYADGYEERLAKGERQRQLSKEFVREWLMENGFQGKEGQTIPEMTPEVVANITNRYIELYEHITGTKFEKADCTNILERIEKNVNECLASLSK, via the coding sequence ATGGAAGCGATTGTAAAAACAAATTTCAAATTCCCGGGACAGAAAGATGAATACGTCGGTAAGGTACGCGACGTGTATAACATCAATGACGAATACCTCGTTATGTTGGTATCCGACAGAATTTCCGCTTTCGACGTGGTACTCCCGAAAGGAATACCTTACAAAGGACAAATATTGAACCAAATTGCCGCTAAATTCTTGGACGCAACTTCTGATATCGTTCCGAACTGGAAAATAGCAACACCCGATCCGATGGTAACCGTTGGTCACAAATGCGAACCGTTCAAAGTAGAAATGGTTATTCGCGGTTATCTGGCCGGAAGTGCATGGAGAGAATATAAAGCAGGAAAGAGAACTCTTTGCGGGTTACCTTTACCGGAAGGGATGGTTGAAAACCAAAAATTCCCAACCCCACTCATAACCCCCACCACCAAAGCGATGGAAGGACACGATGAAAATATCTCTAAGGAAGAGATCATCTCTTCAGGGTTAATAAGTAAAGAAGACTACGAAACCATTGAGAAATATACGCTTGCCCTATTCCAAAGAGGAACAGAAATTGCAGCCAAAATGGGATTAATTCTAGTAGATACGAAATACGAATTCGGAAAGAAAGATGGGAAGATCTATTTGATTGATGAAATCCACACCCCGGATTCTTCTCGCTACTTCTATGCTGATGGTTATGAAGAACGCTTGGCTAAAGGAGAAAGACAACGTCAATTATCTAAAGAGTTCGTTCGCGAATGGTTAATGGAAAATGGATTCCAAGGAAAAGAAGGTCAAACCATTCCGGAAATGACCCCCGAAGTGGTAGCTAATATCACGAACCGTTATATAGAATTATACGAACATATCACGGGAACGAAATTCGAGAAGGCCGATTGTACGAATATTCTTGAACGCATCGAGAAGAATGTGAATGAATGTTTGGCTAGCTTATCAAAATAA
- a CDS encoding PhoH family protein, whose translation MIERRISIGNIDPIDFYGINNAKFITLKEFFPKLKITARGDEIIIQGEESDIDVLVSKINALLEHYNKYNMLTIANLKRIILEDEIVEDPEDPASIIVFGNNGKIIRARTPNQRKLVDLARINDLLFATGPAGSGKTYTAIALAVKALRNKEVKRIILSRPAVEAGESLGFLPGDMKEKVDPYLQPLYDALSDMIPSKKLSEYLETEIIQIAPLAYMRGRTLNDAFVILDEAQNTTRNQLKMFLTRMGVNAKFVITGDMSQIDLPKQSDSGLIHAFKLLHHIKGIAFVEFDNSDIVRHRLVKEIVNAYNNEEKTK comes from the coding sequence ATGATAGAGAGAAGAATAAGTATTGGAAACATTGATCCTATTGACTTTTACGGCATTAACAATGCAAAATTCATCACGTTGAAAGAATTTTTCCCCAAGTTAAAAATCACTGCCAGGGGCGATGAGATCATTATTCAAGGAGAAGAAAGCGACATTGATGTCCTTGTTTCCAAAATTAATGCTCTTCTGGAACATTATAATAAATATAATATGCTCACGATCGCTAATCTGAAAAGAATTATTCTGGAAGACGAGATCGTGGAAGACCCCGAGGACCCGGCCTCAATCATTGTTTTCGGGAACAATGGGAAAATCATACGGGCTAGAACGCCGAACCAACGTAAACTCGTCGATTTAGCAAGAATAAATGACCTTCTTTTTGCCACGGGGCCCGCAGGTTCCGGTAAAACCTACACGGCAATTGCTCTAGCGGTTAAAGCATTACGCAACAAAGAGGTCAAACGAATCATTCTAAGTCGTCCGGCTGTAGAGGCCGGCGAAAGCCTCGGATTTCTGCCCGGGGATATGAAAGAGAAAGTTGACCCTTACTTACAGCCTTTGTACGATGCGCTTTCTGACATGATTCCTTCAAAAAAATTGAGTGAATACCTCGAAACGGAAATCATTCAAATTGCCCCCTTGGCATACATGAGAGGACGGACGCTTAATGATGCATTCGTGATTCTTGATGAAGCTCAAAACACAACGAGAAATCAGTTAAAGATGTTCCTAACCCGCATGGGTGTTAACGCTAAATTCGTGATCACCGGGGATATGAGCCAAATTGACCTTCCCAAACAAAGTGATTCCGGATTAATTCATGCCTTCAAATTGCTACATCATATAAAAGGCATTGCATTTGTCGAATTCGACAACAGCGACATCGTTCGCCACAGGTTGGTGAAAGAGATTGTAAACGCTTACAACAACGAAGAAAAAACTAAATAA
- the dacB gene encoding D-alanyl-D-alanine carboxypeptidase/D-alanyl-D-alanine endopeptidase produces MMKSGWLLFFMLISMVSALGQTRIDERNLWGRDEVKHAAIGVCVKNVETGQVVYEHNPGMALRPASVIKLLSSALALKREGDSLTYTTKVFYTGRIENGALLGNIVIQAGGDPTLDSKYFPQAGFMDSLVSKVENLGIQRIHGNIIIETEGEPARIPGSWPWEDVANYYGALYHSFNYRDNTYTITLKSGKSGTQTKIVSVVPAVPGVKLRNEVMASAKHGNDAWIYGGPEAVTLLIQGTILVNRSSFAVKGAMHHPDACFRAELEKRLKGKGIVLDKQKIKEGERHALLTMVSPFLKDIVYYTNKNSVNLFAEALGELISPTDYAKTVKAELSDMGIDSCGITLKDASGLSPANAVPAEVFTDVLIWARRYLSDAFVLSLPRGNVDWSLRIYSDHPVLRGNVVAKTGSMSGVRALAGYLKTRQGETLAFTILVNNYVGDPVKVQECMRDLLKEVADK; encoded by the coding sequence ATGATGAAATCCGGCTGGCTGCTTTTTTTCATGCTGATTTCTATGGTCTCTGCGTTAGGGCAGACTCGAATAGACGAACGAAATCTGTGGGGAAGGGATGAAGTGAAACATGCAGCAATAGGGGTTTGTGTGAAAAACGTAGAAACGGGGCAGGTGGTGTACGAGCATAATCCGGGGATGGCATTGCGTCCGGCTTCCGTGATTAAATTACTTTCTTCTGCATTGGCATTAAAACGGGAAGGAGATTCTCTAACCTATACAACAAAGGTTTTCTATACTGGGAGGATTGAAAATGGCGCACTCTTGGGAAACATTGTTATTCAGGCAGGAGGTGATCCGACATTGGATTCGAAATATTTTCCCCAAGCTGGCTTCATGGATAGTCTTGTTTCTAAGGTGGAGAACTTGGGAATCCAACGGATTCATGGAAATATTATTATAGAAACTGAAGGAGAGCCGGCCCGTATTCCGGGGTCTTGGCCATGGGAAGACGTGGCAAATTATTACGGGGCTCTCTACCATTCATTTAATTATCGGGATAATACCTACACGATCACCTTGAAGTCTGGAAAGTCGGGTACTCAAACCAAAATCGTGTCTGTTGTTCCTGCTGTTCCGGGAGTAAAATTACGGAACGAAGTGATGGCTTCCGCCAAGCATGGAAATGACGCGTGGATATACGGGGGACCGGAAGCTGTGACGTTGTTAATTCAAGGGACTATTCTGGTTAATCGTTCTTCTTTTGCGGTGAAGGGTGCGATGCACCATCCGGATGCTTGTTTCAGGGCTGAACTGGAAAAACGATTGAAAGGGAAAGGAATCGTGTTGGATAAACAAAAAATAAAAGAGGGAGAGCGTCATGCCTTGCTGACGATGGTTTCTCCTTTTTTGAAAGATATCGTTTACTATACAAATAAAAATAGTGTCAATCTTTTCGCCGAGGCATTAGGAGAATTAATCAGTCCGACAGATTATGCGAAAACGGTAAAGGCTGAATTAAGTGATATGGGGATAGATTCATGTGGTATTACGTTGAAAGATGCCAGTGGTTTATCTCCGGCAAATGCCGTCCCTGCAGAGGTATTTACGGATGTATTGATTTGGGCAAGAAGGTATTTAAGTGATGCCTTTGTTTTGTCATTACCGCGGGGAAACGTGGATTGGAGCTTGCGAATTTATTCCGATCATCCGGTTTTACGAGGGAATGTCGTGGCCAAAACGGGCTCTATGTCCGGGGTTCGGGCGCTTGCCGGGTATTTAAAAACGCGACAAGGAGAAACATTAGCTTTTACAATTCTTGTGAATAATTACGTGGGCGACCCCGTGAAAGTACAGGAGTGTATGCGTGATTTATTGAAAGAAGTGGCAGATAAATAG
- the xseB gene encoding exodeoxyribonuclease VII small subunit has translation MEDKLTYKSAMEEIESLVKLLEENKLDVDELSEKVKRMAVLVEFCKSKLHRTEEDVNNVLKSITE, from the coding sequence ATGGAAGATAAGTTGACCTATAAATCCGCGATGGAAGAGATTGAAAGTTTGGTAAAGCTGTTGGAAGAAAACAAGTTGGATGTGGATGAGTTGAGTGAAAAGGTGAAACGGATGGCGGTGCTTGTTGAATTTTGTAAGAGCAAATTACACCGGACGGAAGAGGATGTAAACAATGTGTTGAAATCAATTACCGAATGA
- a CDS encoding FAD-dependent oxidoreductase, which yields MSKINAHPILDVPKRDKVIFTFNGKQIDGEKGFTIASALHQAGYPVHSHSLDGRGRSLACGIGKCGACEMLVDGKVRRICVTKVDGVKEVREFAQGKMAEQHAEHRIDIRKVLRTTVVIVGAGPAGLAVREEFEKYGIDNIVIDNNDKIGGQFNMQTHQFFFFEKEKRFGGMRGFDIAKTLAEENMEGIYLNSTVWDILEGKRVAVKNLETDTVFFVDADYLVVATGAVPFMPAFENDDLPGVYTAAVVQKMMNNELTLLGKNVLTVGAGNIGYLTSYQLMQAGAHVKAIIEGMPKEGGFPVQANRVRRLAIPIMTSHVLLKAIPNADHTGITGAVIAECENFKSIPGTERILNGIDVINICTGLIPDNQLLMKGKAVFGDHCYAAGDAVRIGEGTSAVLRGKQTAIEILMDLGARVTYDDYLVVSKEYIDSQQHPVRILETPCLPEAERMHKRGFVQMDCLYGFACNPCSFACPHGAITKSSTSTVPHVDYDKCIGCMECVYQCPGLAIFGYDLRKDNLFLPIEYEVNEKEVVYLVNNYGERLGEGLIEKVLHKPNKTNIARVKALNVHGEDLVKVRGFVVKENYPEPLDLEPLLKDQPGATFICHCDDVTLDDVLKVVGDRTFISIDEIKHTTRLGMGPCRGKRCIPRLKLALRAKGIEIVGDATPRAPLSNQLNLGELYPPKRGDEHRVANRTDFKKIEIGALIAGGGIAGSALFRYMSDAGLNPVLVNADRGSSWRNIGGGRTAFSLPELAEIAEHNHAIFKELQKISNIDYKTTRYINLAHDESTFNALDASRAWSDAFMVDPKNFHKEISPYFSTKSKRYLGALITNDCWQATPGKVVDLIRNMGVSAGGRIVEDCKVLEVMKEGSTYSILVLTHDKKYVEFRTEIFVNALGAGAGKICEGLGIHAGLYPVRHQAFITRRLPMLGKNGDSLDMLIDRQEYKGFSAVYGQQLLHTGQIIGCASPRVDALRTDKNLILNTKEFMEIVSEFFVDWVPELAGVSIQATWSGYYTEPRYIVDPELGLFVGMRGHGFMLSQYLAKIYVDKLMGRPVPEYFDQLKLNGPGLSEKAFK from the coding sequence ATATCGAAGATTAATGCGCACCCGATTCTAGATGTTCCGAAACGAGATAAAGTGATTTTCACTTTTAACGGGAAACAAATCGACGGAGAAAAAGGTTTTACTATTGCGTCGGCTTTACATCAAGCCGGATACCCTGTGCATAGTCACAGTCTGGATGGTCGGGGGCGTTCTCTGGCTTGCGGTATCGGGAAGTGTGGGGCCTGTGAGATGCTGGTGGATGGTAAAGTACGGCGCATTTGCGTGACAAAAGTGGATGGTGTGAAAGAGGTACGGGAGTTCGCCCAAGGGAAAATGGCTGAACAACACGCTGAACACCGGATTGATATCCGGAAAGTACTTCGTACCACGGTGGTAATCGTGGGTGCTGGGCCAGCAGGATTAGCCGTACGGGAAGAGTTCGAGAAGTATGGCATAGATAATATTGTTATTGATAATAATGATAAAATTGGCGGACAGTTTAATATGCAGACCCACCAGTTTTTCTTTTTTGAGAAAGAAAAACGTTTCGGTGGAATGCGTGGATTTGATATTGCCAAAACATTGGCAGAGGAGAATATGGAGGGGATTTATCTGAATTCTACCGTTTGGGATATTCTGGAGGGAAAACGAGTGGCCGTGAAAAATTTGGAAACAGATACCGTGTTTTTCGTGGATGCTGATTATCTGGTTGTGGCCACGGGTGCCGTACCCTTCATGCCAGCCTTCGAAAACGATGATCTACCCGGGGTGTACACGGCGGCTGTCGTTCAGAAAATGATGAATAACGAACTCACGTTGTTAGGGAAAAACGTCTTGACCGTGGGGGCCGGAAATATCGGTTATCTGACCTCCTACCAGTTGATGCAGGCTGGAGCCCACGTGAAGGCGATTATTGAGGGTATGCCTAAAGAAGGAGGTTTTCCTGTACAAGCCAACCGGGTTCGTCGTTTGGCAATACCGATCATGACATCTCACGTGTTATTGAAAGCGATTCCGAATGCTGATCACACGGGCATCACAGGAGCGGTTATTGCCGAGTGTGAGAACTTTAAATCGATCCCCGGTACAGAAAGAATATTGAATGGGATAGATGTTATCAATATATGTACGGGATTAATACCTGATAATCAATTGTTGATGAAAGGGAAGGCTGTCTTTGGAGATCATTGTTATGCCGCAGGTGATGCCGTGAGAATAGGAGAGGGAACGAGTGCCGTGTTGCGTGGAAAGCAGACGGCCATTGAGATATTGATGGATTTAGGGGCTAGGGTGACTTATGATGATTATTTGGTCGTTTCTAAAGAATATATTGATTCGCAACAACATCCGGTTCGGATTCTAGAAACACCCTGTTTGCCGGAAGCGGAGCGTATGCATAAACGGGGATTTGTGCAAATGGATTGTTTATATGGTTTTGCATGTAACCCCTGTTCTTTTGCCTGTCCTCACGGGGCTATAACCAAAAGTTCGACTTCTACTGTGCCTCACGTGGATTACGATAAATGTATCGGGTGTATGGAGTGTGTCTACCAATGTCCGGGATTGGCTATCTTCGGTTATGATTTGCGGAAAGACAACTTGTTTCTGCCGATAGAATACGAGGTAAATGAGAAAGAGGTAGTTTACTTGGTGAATAACTATGGAGAAAGATTGGGAGAGGGGCTTATCGAAAAGGTGCTGCATAAGCCGAATAAAACGAATATTGCTCGAGTGAAAGCCTTGAATGTTCATGGGGAAGATTTAGTGAAGGTGAGAGGTTTCGTGGTGAAGGAGAACTATCCCGAACCGTTGGATTTGGAACCGTTGTTGAAAGATCAGCCGGGAGCCACGTTTATTTGTCATTGTGATGATGTTACTTTAGATGATGTCCTGAAAGTCGTGGGTGATCGTACCTTTATCTCGATTGACGAGATAAAACATACAACCCGCTTGGGGATGGGACCTTGTCGGGGTAAACGTTGTATTCCTCGATTGAAATTAGCTTTGCGTGCGAAAGGAATCGAGATCGTGGGTGATGCTACGCCTAGAGCACCTTTGTCTAACCAGTTGAATTTGGGTGAATTGTACCCGCCGAAACGGGGCGACGAACATCGAGTGGCTAATCGGACAGATTTTAAGAAGATTGAGATTGGGGCATTGATCGCCGGAGGGGGTATTGCCGGAAGTGCTTTGTTCCGCTATATGTCTGATGCCGGTTTGAATCCTGTGCTGGTGAACGCGGATAGAGGTTCTTCTTGGAGAAATATCGGGGGAGGTCGTACGGCCTTCTCTTTACCGGAGCTAGCTGAAATTGCAGAGCATAATCATGCCATATTTAAAGAATTACAGAAAATATCAAATATTGATTACAAGACGACACGCTATATTAATTTGGCTCATGATGAATCCACGTTTAATGCTTTGGATGCAAGTCGTGCGTGGTCGGATGCTTTTATGGTTGACCCGAAGAACTTCCACAAGGAGATTTCTCCTTATTTCAGCACGAAGTCCAAGCGTTACTTGGGAGCTTTGATTACCAATGATTGCTGGCAGGCAACACCCGGTAAAGTGGTTGATTTAATTCGTAATATGGGTGTTTCAGCCGGGGGACGGATCGTGGAAGATTGCAAGGTGCTGGAAGTAATGAAAGAGGGATCGACATATAGTATATTAGTATTGACACATGATAAGAAATACGTAGAATTCCGTACGGAGATATTCGTGAATGCCTTGGGAGCCGGGGCTGGAAAGATATGCGAGGGATTGGGAATTCATGCAGGATTGTACCCGGTACGCCATCAGGCGTTTATCACTCGTCGTTTACCTATGCTGGGAAAAAACGGTGATAGTTTGGATATGTTGATAGATCGGCAGGAATATAAAGGGTTCTCCGCTGTTTATGGGCAACAACTACTCCACACAGGACAGATTATCGGTTGTGCTTCTCCGCGGGTGGATGCGTTGAGGACGGATAAAAATTTGATCTTGAATACGAAGGAGTTCATGGAAATTGTCAGTGAATTCTTCGTGGATTGGGTGCCCGAGTTGGCGGGAGTAAGTATACAAGCCACGTGGTCAGGTTATTACACGGAGCCTCGCTATATCGTTGATCCCGAGTTAGGTCTGTTTGTCGGTATGCGGGGACATGGTTTCATGTTATCTCAATATCTGGCTAAAATCTATGTTGATAAATTAATGGGCCGTCCGGTACCGGAGTATTTTGATCAGTTGAAGTTAAATGGACCGGGATTATCGGAGAAAGCTTTTAAATGA
- the ltrA gene encoding group II intron reverse transcriptase/maturase gives MKERMQKTLSQVNGCPQRDRSETEWYGGVQTFMWMCEDNIVEVPFYKEHLFEQILSPTNLNRAYKAVMRNKGCGGIDKMSCEQLLPWLMTNKDVLIRSLMDGSYRPNPVKRVEIPKDNGKMRLLGIPTVVDRVVQQAINQVLTPIYENQFSKTSYGFRPGRGCHDALRGAQRIINEGYTYVVDLDLERFFDTVSHSKLIEILSRTIKDGRVVSLIHKYLRSGVMNKGLFEASEEGTPQGGPLSPLLSNIMLNELDKELERRGLPFVRYADDSMIFCKSKRAAMRVKESITRFIENVLYLKVNKEKTVVSYVRGAKYLGYSFYVMKGKCQLTVHPKSKDKMKSKLKELTSRSNGWGYAKRKQKLKEYIRGWVGYYHLANMKRLLLVTDEWLRRRIRMCIWKAWKKAKTKVANLIICGINKYQAYEWGNTRKGYWRIADSPILKRAIDNNKLRSAGYATLIGSYLDWYPK, from the coding sequence ATGAAGGAAAGAATGCAGAAAACATTATCCCAAGTTAATGGCTGCCCCCAAAGAGATAGGTCGGAAACCGAATGGTATGGGGGAGTGCAGACCTTCATGTGGATGTGTGAAGACAACATCGTGGAAGTACCATTCTACAAGGAACACCTTTTCGAGCAAATCCTCAGTCCTACGAATCTCAACCGAGCTTACAAGGCTGTTATGAGAAACAAAGGCTGTGGTGGTATCGACAAGATGTCATGTGAGCAGTTGCTCCCATGGCTCATGACCAACAAGGATGTGCTCATCCGTTCCTTGATGGACGGCTCTTACCGTCCGAACCCAGTGAAAAGGGTAGAAATACCCAAAGACAACGGCAAGATGCGCCTGTTGGGAATACCTACGGTTGTAGACCGTGTGGTGCAACAAGCCATCAACCAAGTACTGACTCCCATCTATGAGAACCAATTCTCCAAGACAAGCTACGGCTTCCGTCCGGGAAGAGGATGCCATGATGCACTGCGTGGAGCGCAAAGGATAATCAACGAGGGCTACACCTATGTAGTAGACCTCGACCTTGAACGCTTCTTCGACACCGTGAGCCATAGCAAGCTCATAGAAATCCTCAGCCGTACGATAAAAGACGGCAGAGTAGTCAGCCTTATACACAAATATCTCCGAAGTGGTGTAATGAACAAAGGATTGTTTGAAGCGAGCGAGGAAGGAACTCCCCAAGGAGGACCGCTAAGTCCGTTGTTGAGTAACATCATGCTCAACGAATTGGATAAAGAACTCGAACGCAGAGGACTCCCCTTTGTGCGTTATGCTGACGACTCGATGATATTCTGCAAGTCAAAAAGGGCTGCAATGCGAGTGAAGGAGTCTATAACCCGATTTATAGAAAATGTTCTATATCTCAAAGTCAACAAGGAAAAGACCGTAGTGTCGTATGTGCGCGGAGCGAAATACCTCGGCTACTCCTTCTATGTGATGAAAGGCAAATGCCAACTCACGGTGCATCCCAAGTCCAAGGACAAGATGAAGTCAAAATTGAAAGAACTGACAAGTCGCAGCAACGGATGGGGATATGCCAAGAGAAAGCAAAAGCTGAAAGAATACATAAGAGGTTGGGTTGGCTATTATCACCTTGCCAATATGAAGCGTCTCTTGCTTGTAACAGACGAATGGCTAAGGCGTAGAATCCGCATGTGTATATGGAAAGCTTGGAAGAAAGCCAAGACAAAAGTGGCAAACCTCATCATATGTGGTATCAATAAATATCAAGCATACGAATGGGGAAATACTCGCAAGGGCTATTGGCGAATAGCTGATAGCCCTATTCTAAAAAGGGCGATAGATAACAATAAACTACGCTCCGCAGGGTATGCTACTTTAATAGGGTCGTATCTCGATTGGTATCCAAAATAG